One genomic segment of Paenibacillus xylanexedens includes these proteins:
- a CDS encoding IS3 family transposase (programmed frameshift) yields MPAKKGQTFNQYSEETKKEAVRLRLEEGWTYSRIMEKFGIKSESQIITWVRKSQNGESFEDYRGRWTKKHFSSAEEENAYLKAQVEYPKKAQSEFARRGKLDFEARCQSVREISKWAPVVWLCKIAEISRAGYYKWKKNIVLREKRADRDADLKAHILGIHRLRPYFGYKRMRTALGKEGLVVNHKKVRRLMRELQIRSVIRKKRPFAGRKPSVLFRNVLNREFSAAAPVQKLVTDITYVRIGHDFAYLSVVMDLYNNEIVAWELSERNDLKLVMETVKKLKCGPALLHSDQGFQYTTQSYAKLLEEKKLTGSHSRRGNCYDNACIESFFSHLKTEKLYLEKPQNLEQARNQITEYMLFYNKDRFQNKLGDLSPIEFREKVAA; encoded by the exons ATGCCAGCGAAAAAAGGCCAAACTTTTAATCAATATAGTGAAGAAACGAAGAAAGAGGCTGTTCGTCTGCGATTGGAAGAAGGTTGGACATACAGTCGGATCATGGAGAAGTTTGGTATTAAGAGTGAGAGCCAGATTATTACTTGGGTACGGAAAAGCCAAAATGGAGAGAGTTTTGAGGATTATCGAGGACGTTGGACGAAGAAGCATTTTAGCAGTGCAGAAGAAGAAAATGCTTATCTGAAAGCGCAGGTAGAATATC CTAAAAAAGCTCAATCCGAATTTGCACGGAGAGGGAAGCTGGATTTCGAAGCCCGGTGCCAGTCCGTTCGAGAAATAAGTAAGTGGGCACCTGTGGTTTGGTTGTGTAAAATTGCTGAAATTTCTCGTGCAGGTTACTACAAATGGAAGAAGAATATCGTCCTCCGAGAGAAACGAGCAGATCGGGATGCGGATCTAAAAGCACATATTTTAGGCATTCACCGGCTTCGTCCTTATTTCGGCTACAAACGTATGCGAACCGCATTAGGAAAGGAAGGCCTCGTGGTGAATCACAAAAAGGTACGCCGCTTAATGAGAGAACTCCAGATTCGTTCCGTGATTCGCAAGAAACGTCCATTTGCTGGCCGGAAACCGTCAGTTCTATTCCGTAATGTCTTAAATCGGGAATTCTCGGCGGCAGCTCCTGTACAGAAACTCGTGACGGATATTACGTATGTCCGGATCGGGCATGATTTTGCTTATCTCTCGGTTGTGATGGATCTATACAACAACGAGATTGTAGCTTGGGAACTCTCCGAGCGAAATGACTTAAAACTTGTGATGGAAACGGTAAAGAAACTGAAATGTGGACCGGCCTTACTCCATTCCGACCAGGGGTTCCAGTATACAACACAGAGCTATGCCAAATTGCTTGAAGAGAAGAAGCTAACAGGAAGCCATTCTCGGCGTGGGAACTGCTATGACAATGCATGTATTGAGTCGTTCTTCTCCCACTTAAAGACAGAGAAGTTGTATTTGGAGAAGCCTCAGAATTTGGAACAAGCAAGGAACCAAATTACAGAGTATATGTTGTTTTACAACAAGGACCGTTTCCAAAACAAACTCGGCGACCTCTCCCCAATTGAATTCCGAGAAAAAGTCGCCGCTTAA